A genomic region of Planctomycetia bacterium contains the following coding sequences:
- a CDS encoding slipin family protein, giving the protein MLAIQRIKIRNYEIGLRFREDEFQGLAAPGVHWTFDPFGKVGIEVVSQREPWLMHNKLDVIVKSGALRDRAVVLDLKDYERALVWIDGRFSHVLPPGLYAYWSEQREVKTEIVDARHVRFEHRDLAVISRSQSADRVLEMITVEAHCQGVLLIDGQFVETLSPGRYAFWKNMAQVKLFPVDLREAALDISGQDIMTADKVTLRVNALVNYRVVDPRLSVTVAENAPQALYREAQLALRAVIGARELDAFLAGKDGVAEELVELVRPRAKAFGLELISVGIRDVILPGEMKDLMNKVTEAKKAAEANLIARREETAAMRSQANTARLLAESPTLMRLKELEVLEKVAASGKLNIMLGEKGLADKVVNLL; this is encoded by the coding sequence ATGTTGGCGATCCAGCGCATTAAAATTCGTAACTACGAGATTGGCCTGCGGTTCCGCGAGGACGAGTTCCAGGGTCTGGCTGCGCCGGGCGTGCACTGGACCTTCGATCCGTTCGGCAAAGTCGGCATCGAAGTGGTCTCACAGCGCGAGCCGTGGCTGATGCACAACAAGCTGGACGTGATCGTGAAGTCCGGCGCGCTGCGGGATCGTGCCGTGGTGCTCGATTTGAAGGACTACGAGCGTGCGCTGGTCTGGATCGATGGTCGGTTCAGCCACGTGCTGCCGCCGGGCTTGTACGCTTACTGGTCCGAACAGCGCGAGGTGAAGACCGAAATCGTCGACGCGCGCCACGTGCGCTTTGAGCACCGCGACCTGGCGGTGATCTCGCGCTCGCAGTCCGCGGACCGCGTGCTGGAGATGATCACCGTCGAGGCGCACTGCCAAGGCGTGTTGCTCATCGACGGTCAGTTCGTGGAGACGTTGTCGCCGGGCCGGTATGCGTTCTGGAAGAACATGGCGCAAGTCAAGCTTTTCCCGGTGGACCTGCGCGAGGCGGCGCTTGACATCTCGGGCCAGGATATCATGACCGCGGATAAGGTCACGCTGCGCGTGAACGCGCTGGTGAACTACCGCGTCGTGGATCCGCGCTTGAGCGTGACCGTGGCCGAGAACGCGCCGCAGGCGCTGTACCGCGAGGCGCAGCTGGCCCTGCGGGCCGTGATCGGTGCGCGCGAGCTTGACGCGTTCCTGGCCGGCAAGGACGGCGTGGCCGAGGAACTGGTGGAGCTGGTGCGTCCGCGCGCGAAGGCGTTTGGTCTGGAGTTGATCTCGGTGGGCATCCGTGACGTGATCCTGCCGGGCGAGATGAAGGACCTGATGAACAAGGTCACCGAGGCCAAGAAGGCCGCGGAGGCCAACCTGATCGCGCGGCGCGAGGAAACGGCCGCGATGCGCAGCCAGGCGAACACCGCCCGGCTGCTGGCGGAAAGCCCGACGTTGATGCGTCTCAAGGAACTGGAAGTCCTGGAGAAGGTTGCCGCGAGCGGCAAGCTGAACATCATGCTGGGCGAAAAAGGTCTGGCCGATAAGGTCGTGAACCTGTTGTAA
- the argB gene encoding acetylglutamate kinase has protein sequence MLSAIEKADVLIEALEWIRRFRGKVTVIKLGGSVMENPTALRHLLLDVVFMESVGMRPVLVHGGGAAISRAMAEAGLEARFIQGRRYTDDATLKIVEEVLAYETNEGLAAHIEYLGGRAMPLNFRSTNVLFGERITLPGEDGTPIDLGHVGRVTRVDRATIDNLSYAEQVPVIPSMCIDESGQKLNVNADTAATAVAVALGAEKLVYLSDVQGVLRDKNDPASLIHSLTAAEARELIAAGIVQSGMIPKVEACLETLDKGVRKIHIIDGRVRHSLLLEVYTSSGVGTEIAAQR, from the coding sequence TTGCTATCCGCCATTGAAAAGGCCGACGTGCTGATCGAGGCGCTGGAATGGATCCGGCGGTTTCGCGGCAAGGTGACGGTCATCAAGCTCGGCGGCAGCGTGATGGAGAACCCCACGGCGCTCCGGCACTTGCTGCTGGACGTCGTGTTTATGGAGTCGGTCGGCATGCGGCCGGTGCTCGTCCACGGGGGCGGGGCCGCGATCAGCCGAGCGATGGCCGAGGCAGGGCTGGAAGCGCGCTTTATCCAGGGCCGGCGGTACACCGACGACGCCACGTTGAAGATCGTCGAAGAAGTGCTGGCCTATGAGACCAACGAGGGCCTCGCCGCGCATATCGAATACCTCGGCGGCCGCGCCATGCCGCTGAATTTCCGCAGTACGAACGTGCTGTTCGGGGAACGGATCACGTTGCCGGGCGAAGATGGCACGCCGATCGATCTGGGCCATGTCGGGCGCGTGACACGGGTCGATCGCGCCACGATTGACAATCTCTCCTACGCCGAGCAGGTGCCGGTGATTCCGTCGATGTGCATCGACGAATCTGGCCAGAAACTGAACGTCAACGCCGACACCGCCGCGACCGCAGTGGCCGTGGCGCTCGGGGCGGAAAAGTTGGTCTACCTGAGCGACGTCCAGGGCGTGCTCCGCGATAAAAACGACCCGGCGTCGTTGATTCATTCGCTCACCGCGGCGGAAGCGCGGGAGCTGATCGCCGCAGGCATCGTGCAATCAGGGATGATCCCCAAGGTGGAAGCCTGCCTGGAGACTCTGGACAAAGGGGTCCGGAAGATCCACATCATCGACGGCCGCGTGCGGCATTCGTTGCTGCTCGAGGTGTATACCAGCAGTGGAGTGGGGACGGAGATTGCCGCGCAGCGATAA
- a CDS encoding aspartate aminotransferase family protein — MTTAISSPSSADVIATFKRYVVPNYGRYPICLARGEGSYVWDAEGRRYLDFFPGWGCNLLGHCPEPVVRAVQEQVATLIHVPNTWYTEAQGEWAKALSERSFGGQAFFCNSGTEANEAAIKLARLHTPKQRYKIITFTGGFHGRTLGATSATAQPKYHEGLGPLMAGFVYAPFGDLEATTKLVDDETAAILIEPIQGEGGVNMPPAGFLAGLRRLCDENNLLLMFDEVQTGCGRTGNWFAYQKFGVTPDVMTLAKAVCGGVAGGALLTTPEIAPSLRPGMHAATFGGNPLAARAGIATLEMIEQENLLENGLRLGEVFHQRFTELAEKCPLISEIRVAGCMIGVDLKVEGAPAVQACLERQLLINCTHGHVLRLLPALNLSVEQAHQGCDIIADILQRMAA; from the coding sequence ATGACGACCGCCATTTCCTCGCCGAGTTCGGCCGACGTGATTGCCACGTTCAAGCGTTACGTGGTGCCGAACTACGGTCGGTATCCCATCTGTTTGGCGCGGGGCGAAGGCTCCTACGTCTGGGACGCCGAGGGGCGGCGGTACTTGGATTTCTTTCCCGGCTGGGGCTGCAACCTGCTGGGGCACTGTCCCGAGCCGGTCGTCCGCGCGGTGCAGGAACAGGTCGCGACGCTGATTCACGTGCCAAACACCTGGTACACCGAAGCGCAAGGCGAGTGGGCCAAGGCGCTCAGCGAGCGGAGCTTCGGCGGGCAGGCGTTCTTCTGCAATTCCGGCACCGAGGCCAACGAAGCGGCGATCAAGTTGGCGCGGCTGCATACGCCGAAGCAACGCTACAAGATCATCACCTTCACCGGCGGTTTCCATGGCCGCACGCTCGGCGCCACGAGCGCCACGGCGCAGCCGAAGTATCACGAGGGCCTCGGCCCGTTGATGGCCGGCTTCGTCTACGCTCCGTTCGGAGATCTGGAAGCGACGACGAAGTTGGTTGACGACGAGACGGCTGCCATCCTGATCGAGCCGATCCAGGGCGAAGGGGGCGTGAACATGCCGCCCGCGGGTTTCCTCGCCGGATTGCGGCGATTGTGCGACGAGAATAACTTGTTGTTGATGTTCGACGAAGTGCAAACCGGCTGCGGGCGGACCGGCAACTGGTTCGCCTATCAGAAATTTGGCGTCACGCCCGACGTGATGACCTTGGCCAAAGCAGTCTGCGGCGGGGTCGCCGGCGGCGCGCTTTTAACGACGCCGGAGATCGCCCCCAGCTTGCGGCCGGGCATGCACGCCGCGACGTTCGGCGGCAATCCGTTGGCCGCGCGGGCCGGCATCGCCACGCTGGAAATGATCGAACAGGAAAACCTCCTGGAAAACGGCCTGCGATTGGGCGAGGTCTTCCATCAGCGGTTCACCGAACTGGCGGAAAAATGCCCGCTGATCAGCGAGATTCGCGTGGCGGGCTGCATGATCGGCGTCGATTTGAAGGTCGAGGGAGCGCCGGCGGTGCAGGCCTGCCTGGAACGGCAATTGCTCATCAATTGCACGCACGGCCATGTGCTACGCTTGTTGCCGGCCTTGAACCTCTCGGTCGAGCAAGCCCACCAGGGTTGCGACATTATCGCGGACATATTGCAACGCATGGCGGCGTAA
- the argF gene encoding ornithine carbamoyltransferase produces the protein MKHLLTMSDVTPAEIERIFAITADLKAKYEAGLREPMLPGRVMALLFEKPSLRTRVSFEAGMVNLGGSAMFLGADVGWGNRESAADFGRVLSQYVDVIVCRAHAHKKVTDLAEHCTCSVINGLTDYEHPCQALADLYTIRELIGRFAGQTLAYVGDCNNVARSLALGCGKVGLKLSIAAPKDYRFEPEFLELLKRETPQLQMSVTDDPIGAVKEAVAVYTDVWTSMGQEKESAKRCQDFAPYQVNERLMAAAPQDCFFMHCLPAHRGEEVTDGVMDSPQSVVVQQAGNRMHVQKGVLAYLLGARSI, from the coding sequence ATGAAGCATTTATTGACGATGAGCGACGTGACGCCGGCCGAGATCGAGCGGATCTTCGCCATCACGGCGGATTTGAAAGCCAAGTACGAAGCGGGACTGCGCGAACCGATGTTGCCAGGGCGCGTGATGGCGCTGTTGTTCGAGAAGCCGTCATTGCGCACCCGGGTCAGCTTCGAAGCCGGCATGGTCAACCTCGGCGGCAGCGCCATGTTTCTAGGCGCTGACGTCGGCTGGGGCAATCGCGAATCCGCTGCCGATTTCGGCCGCGTGCTGAGCCAGTACGTCGACGTGATCGTCTGCCGCGCTCACGCCCATAAGAAGGTCACCGACTTGGCCGAGCATTGCACGTGCTCGGTGATTAACGGCCTCACCGACTACGAACATCCCTGCCAGGCGTTGGCGGATCTCTACACGATCCGCGAACTGATCGGGCGCTTCGCCGGCCAGACCTTGGCCTACGTCGGCGATTGCAACAATGTCGCGCGCAGCCTGGCGCTCGGTTGCGGGAAGGTCGGCTTGAAGCTGTCGATCGCCGCGCCCAAGGACTATCGCTTCGAACCGGAATTTCTCGAACTTCTGAAGCGCGAGACGCCGCAATTGCAGATGTCCGTGACGGACGATCCGATCGGCGCCGTGAAAGAAGCCGTGGCCGTCTACACCGACGTTTGGACCAGCATGGGCCAGGAAAAGGAATCGGCAAAACGCTGCCAGGATTTTGCGCCGTATCAGGTCAACGAGCGACTCATGGCCGCAGCGCCGCAAGACTGCTTCTTCATGCACTGCCTGCCGGCGCATCGCGGCGAGGAAGTCACCGATGGCGTGATGGATTCCCCCCAAAGCGTCGTCGTCCAACAGGCCGGCAACCGGATGCATGTGCAGAAGGGCGTGCTGGCGTATTTGCTCGGGGCGCGTTCGATTTAG
- a CDS encoding DUF1559 domain-containing protein, with translation MNSARRSGFTLVELLVVIAIIGILIALLLPALQVAREAARRSQCTNNLKQLGLSVQLYNEAFKMFPISISPWSEGKRPATQLNGKGWIVGILPFIEQKALFDEFKPRFNGSMLSGQGMAVGSGRTPLPSVMDKQLPFLNCPTDASALLISTDEYQWENKRVALTSYKGVIGDTRMGGGSSVHQGTEPDCHNNIGCNGIFYRNNYQEPIKIHRIKDGLSNTFMIGEDVPEYNNHSTAFYSNGDYCSCHAPLNYMPDPPRPDLWWNAMSFRSRHPGGASFCLADGSVQFIVQSINHRTYRSLCTKAGREVATLE, from the coding sequence ATGAATTCCGCGCGTCGATCCGGCTTCACGCTCGTTGAGTTGCTGGTGGTGATCGCCATCATCGGCATTCTGATCGCCTTGCTTCTGCCGGCCCTGCAGGTGGCTCGCGAGGCCGCGAGGCGCTCGCAGTGCACGAATAATCTCAAGCAACTCGGCTTGAGCGTGCAGCTTTACAACGAAGCCTTCAAGATGTTTCCGATCAGTATCAGCCCCTGGAGCGAAGGCAAGCGCCCGGCCACTCAATTGAATGGCAAGGGCTGGATCGTGGGCATCTTGCCATTCATCGAGCAGAAGGCGTTGTTCGACGAGTTCAAACCGCGATTCAACGGAAGTATGCTCAGTGGACAAGGAATGGCGGTTGGTTCTGGCCGTACGCCATTGCCAAGTGTGATGGACAAGCAATTGCCGTTCTTGAATTGCCCGACCGATGCATCCGCATTGCTGATCTCGACTGACGAATATCAATGGGAGAACAAGCGAGTTGCACTGACCAGTTACAAAGGCGTCATCGGCGACACGCGGATGGGAGGAGGTTCCAGCGTCCACCAAGGAACCGAGCCCGATTGCCACAACAACATTGGCTGCAATGGCATTTTTTATCGAAACAATTATCAAGAGCCCATCAAGATTCATCGCATCAAGGACGGGCTTAGCAACACGTTCATGATTGGCGAAGACGTGCCGGAATACAACAATCATTCGACGGCGTTCTACTCAAACGGCGACTACTGCAGTTGCCATGCCCCGCTCAACTATATGCCGGATCCGCCCCGTCCCGACCTGTGGTGGAACGCCATGTCATTCCGTAGCCGGCATCCAGGCGGCGCTAGTTTCTGCTTGGCCGACGGGTCCGTGCAGTTCATTGTGCAATCGATCAATCACCGTACTTACCGCAGTCTCTGCACCAAGGCCGGCCGGGAAGTGGCTACGTTGGAGTAG
- the rph gene encoding ribonuclease PH encodes MRHDSRAAHELRPIRIKRRYTRSAPGSVLIQAGRTTVLCTASIDAKVPPWMAGQGRGWVTAEYSMLPGSTSPRKSRDRAKVDGRTTEIQRLIGRALRSVVDLEALGERQITVDCDVLEADGGTRTLSISGALIALVDAIGTFQRSLPDPARYPLRDSVAAISVGIVDGKPACDLDYREDVAAAVDMNVVMSGGGQFVEVQGTGEEATFSEEELAALLKLAKRGIVQMTEIQRKELGKQWPFGGSK; translated from the coding sequence ATGCGACATGATTCCCGCGCCGCGCACGAGCTTCGTCCCATCCGCATCAAGCGCCGCTATACGCGATCCGCGCCAGGCAGCGTCTTAATTCAGGCTGGTCGCACAACGGTGCTCTGCACGGCCAGCATCGACGCGAAGGTGCCGCCGTGGATGGCCGGGCAAGGGCGTGGTTGGGTGACTGCCGAGTACAGCATGTTGCCTGGCAGTACGAGTCCACGGAAGTCGCGCGACCGCGCCAAAGTGGATGGCCGCACGACCGAGATTCAGCGCCTGATCGGCCGAGCGCTCCGTTCGGTGGTGGACCTGGAGGCCCTGGGGGAACGGCAGATCACGGTCGACTGCGACGTGCTGGAGGCTGATGGCGGAACCCGCACGTTGAGCATTTCCGGAGCACTGATCGCCCTGGTTGACGCCATTGGCACCTTTCAACGGTCGTTACCGGACCCGGCCCGTTACCCCTTGCGCGACAGCGTGGCCGCGATTAGCGTGGGCATCGTCGATGGAAAGCCTGCCTGCGACCTGGACTATCGCGAAGACGTGGCGGCGGCGGTAGACATGAACGTCGTGATGAGCGGCGGCGGGCAATTCGTCGAGGTGCAAGGCACCGGCGAAGAGGCGACGTTTTCCGAAGAGGAGTTGGCGGCGTTGCTCAAGCTCGCCAAGCGGGGAATCGTCCAGATGACCGAAATCCAGCGCAAAGAGCTGGGCAAACAGTGGCCGTTCGGCGGCTCCAAGTAG
- a CDS encoding CBS domain-containing protein — protein sequence MDIAGQLKVETIEQAPWEEPLVVSPGASMREAVRLMRQQRAGGVLVCREAKIVGILTERDVLRLMSQGTDWDQSVESVISGHCVTIPRETTIAAAIRLMNKGGYRRLPVTNASGAAIGVLTVSGIVHYLVQFFPRLIYNLPPKPQPLLSEREGP from the coding sequence ATGGACATCGCCGGCCAGCTGAAGGTCGAGACGATCGAACAGGCGCCTTGGGAAGAACCCTTGGTGGTCAGCCCCGGCGCGTCGATGCGCGAGGCGGTTCGCCTGATGCGCCAGCAACGAGCCGGCGGCGTGCTCGTTTGCCGCGAAGCCAAGATCGTCGGCATTCTCACGGAACGGGATGTGCTCCGTCTCATGTCTCAAGGCACGGACTGGGATCAAAGCGTAGAATCCGTTATCAGCGGTCATTGCGTTACGATCCCGCGCGAAACGACGATCGCCGCGGCGATCCGCCTGATGAACAAAGGCGGTTACCGCCGCTTGCCGGTGACGAACGCGTCGGGCGCCGCGATTGGCGTGCTGACGGTGTCCGGAATCGTGCATTACCTGGTGCAGTTTTTCCCTCGATTAATCTATAACCTGCCTCCCAAGCCCCAACCTTTGTTGTCGGAACGCGAAGGCCCTTAG
- a CDS encoding 2-oxoacid:acceptor oxidoreductase subunit alpha encodes MSATSAVAKEISEIPSATVRFCGDSGDGMQLAGTQFTNTSALAGNDVATFPDFPAEIRAPRGTKAGVSGFQIHFASEEIFTPGDQVDALVAMNPAALVTNLQDLVPGGILIVNSEAFDDKGLKQAGYAMNPLEDGSLEGYQLFSVDMTKLTRLSVESLNLGVKESDRCRNFYAMGLVFWLYDRSMEPTLRYIEEKFGKRPEIAEANRRALTAGFNYGETTDALHSQYRVAPAKLKPGQYRNITGNQALAIGLVAAAKLSGKELFLGSYPITPASDILHDLSRHKNFGVRTFQAEDEIAAVTSAIGAAFGGAMAITTSSGPGIALKGEGMGLAVMTELPMIIINVQRGGPSTGLPTKTEQADLLQAMFGRNGECPMPIIACRSPADCFEVALEAWRIAARFMTPVMLLSDGYIANGAEPWRIPPVDGLPTMEIQHPTGSENGDEFHPYERNERLSRPWALPGTPGLMHRIGGLEKQDITGNVSYDPINHQHMVDTRAAKVAGVANDVPLQEVDGPETGDVLVLSWGGTYGACATAVTRARQLGTSVAHAHLRYLNPFPRNLGEIVKRYKKVLIPELNKGQLIMLVRHKFLVDAIGLNKVQGKPFTVAEIVSKIQELVK; translated from the coding sequence ATGTCCGCGACCTCGGCGGTTGCCAAAGAAATCAGTGAGATCCCGTCGGCCACTGTGCGCTTTTGCGGCGATTCCGGCGACGGAATGCAGTTGGCCGGCACCCAATTCACGAATACCTCGGCGCTGGCCGGCAACGACGTCGCGACGTTTCCGGACTTCCCAGCCGAAATCCGCGCGCCCCGCGGGACGAAGGCCGGCGTCAGCGGATTTCAGATCCATTTCGCCAGTGAAGAAATCTTCACGCCCGGCGATCAGGTCGACGCCCTCGTGGCGATGAACCCGGCTGCGCTCGTCACCAATCTCCAGGATCTGGTCCCTGGCGGGATCTTGATCGTCAACAGCGAGGCCTTCGACGACAAAGGCTTGAAACAAGCCGGCTACGCGATGAACCCGCTCGAAGACGGCAGCCTGGAAGGCTATCAGCTGTTCTCCGTCGACATGACGAAATTGACCCGGTTGTCGGTCGAATCGCTGAACCTGGGCGTGAAGGAATCCGATCGCTGCCGGAACTTCTACGCCATGGGGCTGGTGTTCTGGCTCTACGACCGCTCGATGGAGCCCACGCTCCGCTATATCGAAGAGAAATTCGGCAAGCGCCCGGAAATCGCCGAAGCCAATCGCCGCGCGCTGACGGCCGGCTTCAACTACGGCGAAACGACCGACGCTCTGCACAGCCAGTACCGCGTCGCTCCGGCCAAGTTGAAGCCAGGGCAATACCGCAACATCACCGGCAACCAGGCCCTGGCGATCGGCCTCGTGGCCGCGGCCAAGTTGAGTGGCAAGGAGTTGTTCCTCGGCAGCTACCCGATCACGCCCGCCAGCGATATTCTTCACGATCTGTCGCGGCACAAGAACTTCGGCGTGCGGACCTTTCAGGCAGAGGACGAAATCGCCGCGGTGACTTCCGCGATCGGCGCGGCCTTCGGCGGCGCCATGGCCATCACCACGTCCAGCGGCCCGGGCATCGCCCTCAAGGGCGAAGGCATGGGCCTGGCCGTGATGACCGAATTGCCGATGATCATCATCAACGTGCAGCGCGGCGGACCCAGCACCGGCTTGCCGACCAAGACCGAACAGGCGGACCTGTTGCAGGCCATGTTCGGCCGCAATGGCGAATGCCCGATGCCCATCATCGCTTGCCGCAGCCCGGCCGATTGTTTCGAGGTCGCACTCGAAGCCTGGCGGATTGCCGCGCGGTTCATGACTCCGGTCATGTTGTTGAGCGACGGCTACATCGCCAACGGCGCCGAGCCCTGGAGAATTCCCCCCGTCGACGGTTTGCCGACCATGGAAATTCAGCATCCGACCGGCTCAGAAAACGGCGACGAGTTCCATCCGTATGAGCGTAACGAGCGGCTGTCACGGCCTTGGGCGCTGCCCGGCACGCCGGGATTGATGCATCGCATCGGCGGCCTGGAAAAACAGGACATCACCGGCAACGTCAGCTACGACCCGATCAACCACCAGCACATGGTCGACACGCGTGCCGCGAAAGTGGCCGGCGTGGCGAACGACGTACCGCTGCAGGAAGTCGACGGTCCCGAGACCGGCGACGTACTGGTCTTGAGTTGGGGCGGCACGTACGGCGCCTGCGCCACGGCCGTCACGCGGGCACGGCAACTTGGCACGTCGGTGGCCCACGCTCACCTGCGTTACTTGAACCCGTTCCCCAGGAACCTGGGCGAGATCGTCAAGCGTTACAAGAAAGTGCTGATCCCCGAGTTGAACAAGGGACAGTTGATTATGTTGGTCCGCCACAAATTCCTGGTGGACGCCATTGGCTTGAACAAGGTGCAGGGCAAGCCCTTCACCGTCGCGGAAATTGTCAGCAAGATTCAGGAACTCGTGAAATAG
- a CDS encoding 2-oxoacid:ferredoxin oxidoreductase subunit beta has product MSTDTQQPSGSLPVLQAADFASDQEVRWCPGCGDYSILAQMKKVLPTLGVPRENTVFISGIGCSSRFPYYMNTYGIHSIHGRAPAVATGLKLTRPELSVWVITGDGDALSIGGNHLMHAIRRNLDINIVLFNNRIYGLTKGQYSPTSPLGKVTKSTPYGSVENPLHPLSIAIGCEATFVARSIDVHIKHLGMVLKRAAEHRGVSFVEVYQNCNVFNDGAFDYATDRNQKSDTTIEIEHGKPLIFGKERNKGIRLNGMDPEVVELGKGISEDDLLFHDEKSTEPTLAYLLSRMTHPEFPEPIGVFRDVDRPSYDSLVNAQVRDARAKREGDLTALFNAGDTWTVN; this is encoded by the coding sequence ATGAGCACAGACACGCAACAACCGTCCGGCTCGCTGCCGGTTCTGCAGGCCGCCGACTTCGCCAGCGATCAAGAAGTTCGTTGGTGCCCCGGCTGCGGCGATTACAGCATCCTCGCGCAAATGAAAAAGGTGCTGCCGACCCTCGGCGTGCCGCGCGAGAACACCGTGTTCATCTCGGGCATCGGCTGCTCCAGCCGTTTTCCGTATTACATGAACACGTACGGCATCCATTCCATCCACGGCCGCGCGCCGGCAGTCGCCACGGGGCTCAAGCTCACGCGGCCGGAGTTGTCCGTGTGGGTGATCACCGGCGACGGCGATGCGCTGTCGATTGGCGGCAATCACTTGATGCACGCCATCCGTCGCAACCTTGATATTAACATCGTGCTGTTCAACAACCGCATCTACGGCCTGACCAAGGGGCAATACTCCCCGACGTCGCCGTTGGGCAAGGTGACGAAGAGCACGCCGTACGGTTCCGTGGAGAATCCGCTGCACCCGCTGTCGATCGCCATCGGCTGCGAAGCGACGTTCGTTGCCCGTTCGATCGACGTCCATATCAAGCACCTCGGCATGGTGCTGAAGCGCGCGGCGGAGCATCGCGGCGTGTCGTTCGTCGAGGTCTACCAGAATTGCAACGTCTTCAACGACGGCGCGTTCGACTATGCCACCGATCGGAACCAGAAGAGCGACACCACGATCGAGATTGAACACGGCAAGCCGCTGATCTTCGGCAAAGAGCGCAACAAGGGCATCCGCCTCAACGGCATGGATCCCGAAGTGGTGGAACTCGGCAAGGGGATCAGCGAGGACGACCTGTTGTTCCACGACGAGAAATCGACGGAGCCGACGCTGGCCTACTTGCTGAGCCGCATGACGCATCCGGAATTCCCGGAGCCGATTGGCGTCTTCCGCGACGTGGATCGCCCGTCGTACGACTCGCTCGTCAACGCACAAGTCCGCGACGCGCGCGCCAAACGCGAAGGCGACCTGACGGCGTTGTTCAACGCCGGAGATACTTGGACGGTGAACTGA
- a CDS encoding CBS domain-containing protein: MILCPFCGAENIDGVDECDGCSQSLGHLSKPHRSPGVEDALFQDRVGTLVRVPSLAVDESTTVGATIDMLVRERIGCVVVVRGTDVVGIFSERDALMRIGDEIDRHRNRPVRDFMTESPEMLDEQDKLAFALHKMDLGHFRHVPILHNGQLRGVISVRDILRYLTDRVRTG; encoded by the coding sequence ATGATCCTCTGTCCCTTCTGCGGAGCGGAGAACATCGACGGCGTCGATGAGTGCGACGGCTGTTCGCAGTCACTGGGGCATCTCAGCAAGCCGCACCGTTCGCCCGGGGTGGAGGACGCCCTCTTCCAGGATCGCGTCGGTACATTGGTTCGTGTGCCTTCCTTAGCAGTCGATGAATCGACCACTGTCGGCGCGACGATCGACATGCTGGTGCGGGAACGGATCGGCTGCGTCGTTGTCGTGCGCGGGACCGACGTCGTCGGCATTTTCAGCGAGCGCGATGCGTTAATGCGAATCGGCGACGAGATCGATCGCCACCGGAATCGTCCAGTGCGCGATTTCATGACGGAATCGCCGGAGATGCTTGACGAACAAGACAAACTGGCCTTCGCGCTCCACAAAATGGACCTGGGACACTTTCGGCACGTCCCGATTCTCCACAACGGCCAACTGCGCGGGGTCATTTCCGTGCGCGATATCTTGCGGTATCTCACCGACCGCGTTCGCACGGGCTGA